From a region of the Rhinopithecus roxellana isolate Shanxi Qingling chromosome 8, ASM756505v1, whole genome shotgun sequence genome:
- the CD5L gene encoding CD5 antigen-like — protein sequence MALLFSLILAICTRPAFLASPSGVRLVGGLHRCEGRVEVKQNGQWGTVCDDGWDIKDVAVVCRELGCGAANGTPSGILYEPPAENEQKVFIQEVGCTGTEDTLAQCEQEEAYNCLHNEDAGALCENPESPFSPVPENVRLADGPGHCKGRVEVKYQNQWYSVCQTAWSLRAAKVVCRQLGCGRAVLTQKRCNKPAQGQRSMWLSQMSCSGREATLQDCPSGSWGKSTCIHDEDTWVECEDPFDLRLVGGDKLCSGRLEVLHKGVWGSVCDDNWGEKEDQVVCKQLGCGKSLSPSFKDRKSYGPGVGRIWLDDVHCSGEEQSLEQCQHRFWGYHDCTHQEDVAVICSG from the exons CCATTTGCACCAGACCTGCATTCCTAG CGTCTCCATCTGGAGTGCGGTTGGTGGGGGGCCTCCACCGCTGTGAAGGGCGGGTGGAGGTGAAACAGAATGGCCAGTGGGGCACCGTGTGTGATGATGGCTGGGACATTAAGGATGTGGCTGTAGTATGCCGGGAGCTGGGCTGTGGAGCTGCCAACGGAACCCCCAGTGGTATTTTATATGAGCCACCAGCAGAAAACGAGCAAAAGGTCTTCATCCAAGAGGTCGGTTGCACAGGAACAGAAGATACACTGGCTCAATGTGAGCAAGAAGAAGCTTACAATTGTTTACATAATGAAGATGCTGGGGCATTGTGTGAGA ACCCAGAGAGCCCTTTCTCCCCAGTCCCAGAGAATGTCAGGCTGGCTGATGGCCCTGGGCATTGCAAGGGACGCGTGGAAGTGAAGTACCAGAACCAGTGGTATAGTGTGTGCCAGACAGCCTGGAGCCTCCGGGCCGCAAAGGTGGTGTGCCGGCAGCTGGGATGTGGGAGGGCTGTACTGACTCAAAAACGCTGCAACAAGCCTGCCCAGGGCCAAAGATCCATGTGGCTGAGCCAGATGTCATGCTCAGGACGAGAAGCAACCCTTCAGGATTGCCCTTCTGGGTCTTGGGGGAAGAGCACCTGCATCCATGATGAAGACACGTGGGTCGAATGTGAAG ATCCCTTTGACTTGAGACTAGTAGGAGGAGACAAGCTCTGCTCTGGGCGACTGGAGGTGCTGCACAAGGGTGTATGGGGCTCTGTCTGTGATGATAATTGGGGAGAAAAGGAGGACCAGGTGGTATGCAAGCAACTGGGCTGTGGAAAGTCCCTCTCTCCGTCCTTCAAAGACCGGAAAAGCTATGGCCCTGGGGTTGGCCGCATCTGGCTGGATGATGTTCATTGCTCGGGAGAGGAGCAGTCCCTGGAGCAGTGCCAGCACAGATTTTGGGGATATCACGACTGCACCCACCAGGAAGATGTGGCTGTCATCTGCTCAG GATAG